A window of the Euwallacea fornicatus isolate EFF26 chromosome 15, ASM4011564v1, whole genome shotgun sequence genome harbors these coding sequences:
- the LOC136343719 gene encoding zinc finger protein ztf-16 isoform X1 — translation MANTATENEADSGSSVLPVTLRIEKQEDDQLEDRVTGSNSNYDSSEGSHKCTKCDFEASSATALKNHTTISHPLTNEAEMEVVENNTPPAERPHRKMFECDVCNMKFSNGANMRRHKMRHTGVKPYECRVCQKRFFRKDHLAEHFTTHTKTLPYHCPICNRGFQRQIAMRAHFQNEHVGQHDLVKSCPLCNYRAGSMKSLRVHFFNRHGIDLDNPGAPDTQSQLIAAAAQQGFNAVDGALSSLNQLNSNVSVSVTSGMSANYSDSGDSNNGSRSADNATPPMHFLTPHVEISMADAPGGVYSPSSESQQRISQVDTPRMVNGDSPSSPQSADSNSNAPSSSHIQPNSLRIEQETSITPSISLIPIKQEPGEEYSESSKRNGPISGAAESDSVTIQNATSSSLSSLIKVSPLKTLLRDDLKRKLISRSNSSSRGRSTASPNNNGDNSPTDLNTITNGTITSTGLEQPSDSPLFRMMGKRLYCSFCGIVFPDTTLYFLHKGCHSESNPWKCNICGEQCCNVYEFNSHLLSKSHQ, via the exons ATGGCTAATACTGCTACAGAAAATGAGGCAGATTCTG GAAGCAGTGTTCTACCTGTAACACTACGAATTGAGAAGCAGGAAGATGATCAATTGGAGGACAGAGTGACTGGCTCCAATTCTAATTACGACTCGTCCGAGG GATCCCATAAGTGCACCAAATGTGATTTCGAAGCCTCCTCTGCTACCGCACTCAAGAATCATACCACTATTTCACATCCACTCACGAACGAAGCGGAAATGGAGGTCGTGGAAAATAACACTCCACCTGCGGAGAGGCCTCACAG GAAAATGTTCGAGTGCGACGTTtgcaatatgaaattttcaaatggggCTAACATGCGAAGGCACAAAATGCGACACACCGGCGTAAAGCCATACGAGTGCAGGGTATGTCAGAAAAGATTTTTTCGCAAGGACCATTTGGCGGAACACTTTACCACCCATACCAAAACGCTTCCATACCACTGCCCCATTTGTAATCGAGGGTTCCAACGTCAAATTGCCATGCGTGCCCATTTCCAGAACGAACATGTTGGGCAGCACGACCTGGTCAAATCTTGCCCTTTATGTAATTATCGAGCCGGATCGATGAAGAGTTTACGCGTGCATTTCTTCAACCG TCACGGCATCGACTTGGACAACCCGGGAGCTCCAGACACACAGTCCCAGCTCATAGCCGCAGCTGCGCAACAAGGTTTCAACGCGGTAGATGGAGCCCTGTCATCTCTAAATCAGCTTAATTCGAACGTGTCAGTGAGTGTGACATCTGGCATGTCAGCCAACTATAGCGACTCGGGGGATTCCAACAACGGCAGTCGGAGTGCTGACAATGCGACCCCTCCGATGCATTTCCTGACCCCTCACGTGGAGATATCCATGGCAGACGCCCCTGGAGGTGTTTATTCGCCATCGTCTGAATCCCAACAACGAATTTCACAAGTGGACACCCCCAGAATGGTGAACGGAGACAGTCCCAGTTCCCCACAGTCCGCAGATTCGAATTCAAACGCTCCTAGTAGTAGTCATATTCAACCGAACTCACTGAGGATCGAGCAAGAGACTAGCATAACGCCCTCTATATCTTTGATCCCGATTAAACAGGAACCGGGCGAGGAATACAGTGAGAGCTCGAAGAGGAATGGGCCGATCAGCGGGGCCGCTGAATCTGATAGTGTGACCATTCAGAATGCCACTAGTAGCAGTTTAAGTTCGTTGATTAAG GTTTCTCCCTTGAAGACTCTGTTGAGAGATGATTTGAAGAGGAAATTGATTTCTAGGAGCAATTCAAGCAGCAGAGGGCGCTCCACAGCTTCCCCCAATAATAACGGTGACAATTCACCTACCGATCTTAATACGATCACCAATG gtacAATCACGTCAACGGGTCTAGAACAACCCTCCGACTCGCCGCTCTTTCGGATGATGGGCAAACGATTGTATTGCTCATTTTGCGGAATTGTTTTCCCCGATACCACATTATATTTTCTTCATAAGGGTTGTCACTCGGAGTCAAATCCGTGGAAGTGTAACATATGCGGAGAACAATGTTGCAACGTCTATGAATTCAACTCGCATTTGTTAAGTAAAAGCCATCAGTGA
- the LOC136343719 gene encoding zinc finger protein ztf-16 isoform X2 has product MVGRAETPEVTPRRKLKKGSHKCTKCDFEASSATALKNHTTISHPLTNEAEMEVVENNTPPAERPHRKMFECDVCNMKFSNGANMRRHKMRHTGVKPYECRVCQKRFFRKDHLAEHFTTHTKTLPYHCPICNRGFQRQIAMRAHFQNEHVGQHDLVKSCPLCNYRAGSMKSLRVHFFNRHGIDLDNPGAPDTQSQLIAAAAQQGFNAVDGALSSLNQLNSNVSVSVTSGMSANYSDSGDSNNGSRSADNATPPMHFLTPHVEISMADAPGGVYSPSSESQQRISQVDTPRMVNGDSPSSPQSADSNSNAPSSSHIQPNSLRIEQETSITPSISLIPIKQEPGEEYSESSKRNGPISGAAESDSVTIQNATSSSLSSLIKVSPLKTLLRDDLKRKLISRSNSSSRGRSTASPNNNGDNSPTDLNTITNGTITSTGLEQPSDSPLFRMMGKRLYCSFCGIVFPDTTLYFLHKGCHSESNPWKCNICGEQCCNVYEFNSHLLSKSHQ; this is encoded by the exons ATGGTGGGAAGAGCTGAAACCCCTGAGGTCACGCCGCGCCGAAAGCTTAAAAAAG GATCCCATAAGTGCACCAAATGTGATTTCGAAGCCTCCTCTGCTACCGCACTCAAGAATCATACCACTATTTCACATCCACTCACGAACGAAGCGGAAATGGAGGTCGTGGAAAATAACACTCCACCTGCGGAGAGGCCTCACAG GAAAATGTTCGAGTGCGACGTTtgcaatatgaaattttcaaatggggCTAACATGCGAAGGCACAAAATGCGACACACCGGCGTAAAGCCATACGAGTGCAGGGTATGTCAGAAAAGATTTTTTCGCAAGGACCATTTGGCGGAACACTTTACCACCCATACCAAAACGCTTCCATACCACTGCCCCATTTGTAATCGAGGGTTCCAACGTCAAATTGCCATGCGTGCCCATTTCCAGAACGAACATGTTGGGCAGCACGACCTGGTCAAATCTTGCCCTTTATGTAATTATCGAGCCGGATCGATGAAGAGTTTACGCGTGCATTTCTTCAACCG TCACGGCATCGACTTGGACAACCCGGGAGCTCCAGACACACAGTCCCAGCTCATAGCCGCAGCTGCGCAACAAGGTTTCAACGCGGTAGATGGAGCCCTGTCATCTCTAAATCAGCTTAATTCGAACGTGTCAGTGAGTGTGACATCTGGCATGTCAGCCAACTATAGCGACTCGGGGGATTCCAACAACGGCAGTCGGAGTGCTGACAATGCGACCCCTCCGATGCATTTCCTGACCCCTCACGTGGAGATATCCATGGCAGACGCCCCTGGAGGTGTTTATTCGCCATCGTCTGAATCCCAACAACGAATTTCACAAGTGGACACCCCCAGAATGGTGAACGGAGACAGTCCCAGTTCCCCACAGTCCGCAGATTCGAATTCAAACGCTCCTAGTAGTAGTCATATTCAACCGAACTCACTGAGGATCGAGCAAGAGACTAGCATAACGCCCTCTATATCTTTGATCCCGATTAAACAGGAACCGGGCGAGGAATACAGTGAGAGCTCGAAGAGGAATGGGCCGATCAGCGGGGCCGCTGAATCTGATAGTGTGACCATTCAGAATGCCACTAGTAGCAGTTTAAGTTCGTTGATTAAG GTTTCTCCCTTGAAGACTCTGTTGAGAGATGATTTGAAGAGGAAATTGATTTCTAGGAGCAATTCAAGCAGCAGAGGGCGCTCCACAGCTTCCCCCAATAATAACGGTGACAATTCACCTACCGATCTTAATACGATCACCAATG gtacAATCACGTCAACGGGTCTAGAACAACCCTCCGACTCGCCGCTCTTTCGGATGATGGGCAAACGATTGTATTGCTCATTTTGCGGAATTGTTTTCCCCGATACCACATTATATTTTCTTCATAAGGGTTGTCACTCGGAGTCAAATCCGTGGAAGTGTAACATATGCGGAGAACAATGTTGCAACGTCTATGAATTCAACTCGCATTTGTTAAGTAAAAGCCATCAGTGA
- the LOC136343709 gene encoding ankyrin repeat and BTB/POZ domain-containing protein 2, producing the protein MLLCRENCICSLCRQLKSISDTKLTTDHCPKEDNFSFGNSVSDKPVTNSKKFTFFGMEVDLEEHAFEKFSTLGKGRLKNARNSKTKKNTSVNVKHKSVIYINEEQKADDAPDDAKDMIRTTEEIDDDFMLEFLEKCKVLNVKYKNTYGRACQLIDEISMCNFELYANGDDDDDDDDDFPLGMEADKIYHYLYHSRLSSNSRATDHAGFQHHTMENETNKNSLKRGDKRVHTPANISNAVIKPAAFAITNSEQTHNERMVSPKRKVEPLQHLYVANNVKTSTFSEQIEKSNLSSAKNNLNNSAEYCSQSSVNMVPERDTGPQKSSPMGFGNLRIAQNQFRADFHRDDQRMVAGRKHHHISVQELRMQQCNNSSSDENRSSGHASMSDTGHSSPRDGVQVDRLNAGVMIQKPLRNKMAAQHHRARHRATPARLHVPWSGSGGLEDIKQALQQLTLRSHTSTSTYSSASAGSESSEPAIRRLMRHSSLETINTNITSADEFVWVDSHNRLVELQHLPWTNHCLLRVLQSGRCKEHMSRVSVETIPRLSYLLQRALVRVARETQRLSSTLGICTKHDITVSFRIVLCPPLADSCIKACLRAAAMLAVSGDCTLKQSKSSRAGLQMQVGRFHRWMSDVNLGRFIHEYAAVYLCAAIENLLEEILLQCLPSDSEVNLTATLLEHAIANNGDLWGLLQPYAHLNAGRIASGALALPRWASVSSVGSSSRDSSKCLPEASLMTTCVGSLQELQDLIGRMKPRVPLCPKAIRTLFYFMRCSQLEHGDQSNGHAVQELCYERAYVVLPPLVEWLRVATAHGEHRFAAILDKDDVMQAARLLLPGVDCPVRSLGEEAVRVRKNTGGDEDHIEASKQIQMELAFRLMLTGRPELIQQAIHLLPVSTRLDTLNSQGHTALMLSAIHNDDSTLTALLDSGASLDTETPPPSSPHFVAVNGENQHWTALTYAAAKGHVRCAMILLERGASVEGGAVASEEKITLTPLQVACGSGNVDIVSLLCAHGAQPFFSTQIKDNLSYSASTQRGCYSAISVAAAHGHRVVIQKLLAQPLAPVNKEVLSLEEMLAEGAPKSSGTSSTTPQFNKGQIKALQEAMYHSAENNHLDITVEIRTLGVPWTLHCWMHSLGAAHEARLDCVIDQLLQDFLQVCPDDYGTQFVQECLPLLFNIFRYSKKEGTTLLLADIFSTCFGWEPIKSIKECIPTSTAGSRIDTKYVNNPELSDVTFRVEGRLFYAHKIVLVTASPRLRAMLSSKLCEGGLPTVQINDIRYHIFQIVMQFLYQGGCQTLEPSSEDVLELMAAANFFQLDGLLRYCESRCAAMVALDNVVSMYIHAKVYNALQLLEYCQGFLLQNMVALLTYDDSVKRLLFAKKLPNHDVLAGLLQTLQNRIKARKNQGLCKKS; encoded by the exons ATGTTGTTGTGCAGGGAAAACTGCATCTGCTCCCTTTGCAGGCAGCTGAAAAGTATCAGTGACACTAAGCTGACTACTGATCACTGTCCTAAAGAGGACAATTTTAGTTTCGGAAATAGTGTTAGTGACAAACCAGTGACAAACAGCAAGAAGTTTACGTTCTTTGGAATGGAAGTGGATCTCGAGGAGCACGCATTTGAGAAGTTTTCCACCCTCGGGAAAGGCAGACTAAAAAATGCGCGAAACTCGAAAACCAAGAAAAACACGTCGGTTAATGTGAAACACAAATCTGTGATATACATCAACGAAGAGCAAAAAGCTGATGATGCACCTGATGATGCTAAAGACATGATTAGGACAACCGAGGAAATCGATGATGACTTTATGCTGGAATTCTTGGAGAAGTGCAAAGTTTTgaatgttaaatataaaaacactTATGGACGTGCCTGTCAGCTGATAGATGAAATTTCAATGTGCAACTTCGAGCTTTACGCCAAtggtgatgatgatgatgatgatgatgatgattttCCATTGGGAATGGAGGCAGATaaaatttaccattatttATATCACTCTAG ATTATCGAGCAATTCTCGCGCTACCGATCATGCGGGCTTTCAACACCACACCATGGAAAATGAAACCAATAAAAACTCCCTCAAACGGGGGGACAAGAGGGTGCACACCCCAGCCAACATCAGCAATGCTGTCATCAAGCCTGCAGCCTTTGCTATTACTAATTCGGAACAAACCCACAATGAACGAATG GTCTCCCCTAAGAGAAAAGTCGAGCCTCTGCAGCATCTTTACGTCGCGAACAATGTGAAAACCTCAACATTTAGCGAACAAATCGAGAAAAGTAATCTTTCCAGCGCTAAAAACAACTTAAATAACAGCGCTGAGTACTGCTCACAGTCCTCAGTGAACATG GTCCCCGAGCGCGACACCGGTCCTCAGAAATCATCTCCTATGGGGTTTGGCAACTTGAGAATCGCTCAGAATCAGTTCAGGGCAGACTTTCATAGAGATGACCAAAGGATGGTGGCGGGGAGGAAGCACCATCACATCAGCGTACAAGAGCTAAGAATGCAG CAATGCAACAATAGTTCTTCAGATGAAAACCGGTCATCTGGGCATGCAAGCATGTCCGACACTGGACACAGCTCCCCAAGGGACGGCGTTCAAGTCGACCGCTTGAATGCTGGAGTTATGATTCAAAAGCCACTGAGGAACAAAATGGCGGCTCAGCACCACCGGGCAAGGCACCGGGCCACCCCCGCTAGA CTGCACGTGCCATGGTCTGGATCTGGAGGGCTGGAAGACATAAAGCAGGCCCTTCAGCAGCTGACCTTGAGGTCGCATACCTCAACGAGCACGTATTCGAGCGCTAGCGCTGGATCTGAGAGCTCAGAACCGGCGATTAGGAGGCTTATGAGGCACTCGTCCTTGGAGACTATTAACACCAATATAACGAGTGCTGATGAGTTTGTGTGGGTGGATTCCCATAATAG GTTGGTTGAACTTCAGCATTTACCCTGGACCAACCACTGCCTTCTGAGGGTGTTGCAGTCGGGACGATGCAAAGAGCACATGTCGAGGGTGAGTGTGGAAACCATCCCAAGGTTGTCCTACCTGCTTCAGCGCGCTTTGGTGCGAGTGGCACGGGAAACTCAGAGACTTTCTTCGACCTTAGGAATTTGTACAAAGCACGACATCACA GTATCATTTAGAATAGTCCTTTGCCCCCCTTTGGCAGACTCCTGCATCAAAGCCTGCTTGAGGGCCGCTGCAATGCTGGCGGTATCGGGGGACTGCACCTTGAAGCAGAGCAAGTCATCCAGAGCAGGGCTTCAGATGCAAGTGGGCAGGTTTCATCGCTGGATGAGCGATGTCAACTTAGGCAGGTTCATACACGAATATGCTGCGGTGTATCTTTGCGCGGCCATTGAGAACCTGTTGGAAGAGATTTTGCTGCAATGTTTGCCTAGTGATTCTGAGGTGAACCTCACGGCCACCCTTCTGGAACACGCTATTGCTAACAATGGAGACTTATGGGGGTTGCTCCAGCCCTACGCCCATCTCAACGCTGGGAGGATCGCCTCAG GGGCCCTGGCTTTGCCTCGCTGGGCCTCCGTGTCCTCCGTAGGCAGCTCCAGCAGAGACTCAAGTAAATGCCTCCCTGAGGCCTCTCTCATGACCACCTGCGTGGGATCTTTGCAGgaattacaagacttaattggTCGAATGAAGCCACGTGTGCCATTGTGCCCCAAAGCCATTAGGACCTTGTTTTACTTCATGCGGTGCTCCCAACTGGAACATGGAGACCAGAGCAATGGGCATGCAGTTCAA GAGCTATGTTATGAAAGAGCTTACGTAGTGCTGCCTCCACTCGTGGAGTGGCTGCGAGTGGCTACCGCCCACGGAGAGCACCGCTTCGCAGCCATTTTAGACAAGGATGACGTGATGCAAGCTGCGAGATTGTTGCTACCAGGAGTTGACTGTCCCGTGAGGTCTCTAGGAGAGGAGGCGGTGAGAGTGAGGAAGAACACCGGGGGAGATGAAGACCACATCGAGGCCAGCAAACAAATCCAG atGGAATTAGCATTTCGCCTCATGCTGACTGGAAGACCCGAGTTAATCCAACAGGCCATTCACTTGCTGCCTGTTTCCACTCGTCTGGATACGCTAAATTCCCAAGGTCATACAGCCTTGATGCTCTCCGCCATCCACAACGATGACTCTACTCTAACT GCACTGCTGGATTCCGGAGCTTCTCTGGACACTGAAACACCTCCCCCTTCAAGTCCTCATTTCGTGGCTGTTAACGGGGAGAACCAGCATTGGACTGCCTTGACTTACGCTGCTGCCAAAGGACATGTGAGATGTGCCATGATTCTGCTGGAAAGAGGCGCCAGTGTGGAAGGGGGAGCTGTGGCTAGCGAGGAGAAGATAACGTTAACTCCATTACAG GTTGCTTGTGGGAGTGGGAATGTGGACATAGTTTCTCTGCTATGTGCCCATGGGGCTCAACCGTTTTTCTCCACCCAAATCAAAGACAATTTAAGCTACTCTGCGTCCACCCAGAGGGGCTGCTATAGTGCAATTTCCGTGGCTGCCGCCCACGGGCACCGAGTGGTGATCCAGAAGCTGTTGGCCCAGCCGCTAGCCCCAGTGAATAAGGAAGTCTTAAGTTTGGAAGAGATGCTAGCGGAAG GTGCCCCAAAGTCATCAGGGACGTCCAGCACAACCCCACAGTTCAATAAAGGCCAAATCAAGGCCCTGCAAGAAGCCATGTATCACAGCGCGGAGAACAACCACCTAGATATCACAGTGGAAATCAGGACGTTGGGCGTGCCCTGGACCTTGCACTGCTGGATGCATTCGCTGG GGGCTGCGCACGAGGCCCGTCTGGACTGCGTGATTGACCAGCTGCTCCAGGATTTTCTGCAAGTGTGTCCTGACGATTATGGGACGCAGTTCGTTCAGGAATGTCTGCCGTTGCTGTTCAATATATTCCGGTACAGCAAG AAAGAGGGAACCACATTACTTTTAGCCGACATATTCTCGACATGTTTCGGCTGGGAACCCATTAAGTCCATTAAAGAGTGCATTCCCACATCTACCGCAGGATCCAGGATAGACACGAAATATGTCAACAATCCAGAACTCAGCGACGTCACTTTTCGTGTGGAAGGGCGCTTGTTTTATGCACACAAAATCGTTTTAGTGACCGCCAGTCCGAGGCTAAGGGCCATGCTCAGCAGTAAGCTTTGCGAGGGAGGTCTTCCCACTGTGCAGATTAACGACATTCGATATCACATATTTCAG